A part of Chitinimonas koreensis genomic DNA contains:
- the truA gene encoding tRNA pseudouridine(38-40) synthase TruA: protein MRIALGLEYDGRAFCGWQSQPNGLSVQDTLETAIARLAGAPVRLHAAGRTDAGVHASLQVAHFDTGAVRPLTAWVRGVNSFLPPSIAVRWAREVDEAFHARFSATARHYRYLLLNHPVRSALLAGRVGWHHAPLDLAAMQAAAVLLLGEHDFSSFRSSECQAASPVKHLTRFEIARDGDLLRFDVSAGGFLHHMVRNLMGALIHIGKGAMPPDWMAELLALRDRTVAPPTFMPDGLYFAGVSYPAAFEIASEPCFRHYLV, encoded by the coding sequence ATGCGCATCGCGCTCGGCCTTGAATACGACGGACGCGCCTTCTGCGGCTGGCAGTCGCAGCCGAACGGACTATCGGTGCAGGACACGCTCGAGACCGCCATCGCCCGTCTCGCCGGCGCGCCGGTGCGCCTGCATGCGGCGGGTCGGACCGACGCCGGCGTGCATGCCAGCCTGCAGGTCGCCCATTTCGACACCGGCGCAGTCCGCCCGCTGACCGCCTGGGTGCGCGGCGTGAACAGCTTCCTGCCGCCGAGCATCGCGGTACGCTGGGCGCGCGAGGTCGACGAGGCCTTCCATGCACGCTTTTCCGCAACGGCGCGGCACTACCGTTACCTGCTGCTCAACCACCCGGTCCGCTCCGCGCTGCTGGCCGGACGGGTCGGCTGGCACCATGCGCCGCTCGACCTGGCGGCGATGCAGGCCGCGGCCGTGCTGCTGCTGGGCGAGCACGACTTCTCGAGCTTCCGTTCCTCGGAGTGCCAGGCGGCCAGCCCGGTCAAGCACTTGACCCGGTTCGAGATCGCCCGCGACGGCGACCTGCTGCGCTTCGACGTGTCCGCTGGCGGCTTCCTGCACCATATGGTGCGCAACCTGATGGGGGCGCTGATCCATATCGGCAAGGGCGCCATGCCGCCGGACTGGATGGCTGAACTGCTGGCATTGCGCGACCGGACGGTGGCGCCGCCGACCTTCATGCCGGATGGCCTCTACTTCGCCGGAGTGAGCTACCCGGCC
- a CDS encoding FimV family protein, producing MGRLNVLSGLGQPLRAEIDLVAVQPGEVESLRAALASVEAYREAQIDYPPTALGLRFNLDKRPNGQYFIAVNSAQSLNEPFLDFLVELKWDGGRVLREYTALLDPVGYNPNGVTAAPVAGRPAAAPARPQPTLAPQPAKPMVAAKPEPVAKPAQEAAPAPSGQTHTVQQGETLAGIARQNQVDGVSLEQMLVGLYRANQGAFDGNNMNRLKKGRILTVPSRETLTEVDRQAAIREVKVQADDWRSYRAKLAGSAGASQADQAPGSGKITAKVEDKAASQLPAAKDTLKLSKGDEGKLRERMQSLEEEASARQKALAEANQRVSELEKTNKKLEELLALKNKQGAELQKQAEAAKAAAAKPVEKAAEVKPTPTPAPTPAPTPVPVEPPKVEAKPAEPAAAEPAAEAKPVEAPTPVLAPPPAETPKPKKKPVFVPEPEPEPSLLENPLVLGGGALAVLAAIGGAVFAMRRRKRGNFEDSVITGSDLKSNTMVGNTGGAVISTGVTENSFLTDFSRAGLGTIDTDEVDPIAEAEVYMAYGRDAQAEEILKDALTRDGSRQEVRLKLLEIYSGRKNVAAFEQLAQELYAGTQGQGPLWAQAAEMGRGLDPHNSLYQHQAPVDTNDLDKTMVLSAGTLSALAEGKAENLLDTAQPVVDVAGDLDFQLGDIEEPAAPAAEADTLDFDLGFNAAAPAPAPVPQAAAPQPEPVEATMVDVAPAEDASLDFNLGDFNLDLPAAAAEPAPAPVARPDINDGILSLDIPLELGGDAKQPAMPSFDLAEPVLAPAELESPDLASDLDFNFDLGEPAAAGGDASIDAAALDLGDMNIDLDVAPEPANGSDIIDFGAELDDPVTTKIDLARAYIDMGDKEGAREILQEALHEGNSEQKSTAESLLAQL from the coding sequence TTGGGTCGATTGAATGTGCTGTCCGGGCTCGGGCAGCCTCTGCGCGCGGAAATCGACCTGGTCGCCGTGCAGCCGGGCGAAGTCGAGTCGCTGCGCGCGGCGCTCGCCTCGGTCGAAGCCTACCGCGAAGCGCAAATCGATTACCCGCCGACCGCGCTCGGCCTGCGTTTCAATTTGGATAAGCGCCCGAACGGGCAATATTTCATCGCGGTTAATTCGGCGCAATCGCTGAACGAGCCCTTTCTCGATTTTCTGGTCGAATTGAAATGGGACGGCGGCCGCGTGCTGCGCGAATATACCGCGCTGCTCGACCCGGTCGGCTATAACCCCAACGGCGTGACCGCCGCTCCGGTGGCCGGCCGGCCGGCCGCCGCGCCGGCCAGGCCGCAGCCCACGCTGGCCCCGCAGCCGGCCAAGCCGATGGTGGCCGCCAAGCCCGAACCCGTCGCCAAGCCGGCTCAGGAAGCGGCTCCGGCGCCGTCGGGCCAGACCCATACCGTGCAGCAGGGCGAGACCCTGGCCGGCATCGCCCGCCAGAATCAGGTCGACGGCGTGAGCCTCGAGCAGATGCTGGTCGGGCTCTACCGCGCCAACCAGGGCGCATTCGACGGCAACAACATGAACCGGCTCAAAAAGGGCCGGATTCTTACTGTGCCGAGCCGCGAGACGCTGACCGAGGTCGATCGCCAGGCAGCGATCCGCGAGGTCAAGGTCCAGGCCGACGACTGGCGCAGCTACCGTGCCAAGCTGGCCGGTTCGGCCGGTGCCTCGCAGGCCGACCAGGCCCCGGGCAGCGGCAAGATCACCGCCAAGGTCGAAGACAAGGCCGCCTCGCAACTGCCGGCCGCCAAGGACACGCTCAAACTGTCCAAGGGCGACGAGGGCAAGCTGCGCGAGCGCATGCAGTCGCTCGAGGAAGAAGCCTCCGCCCGCCAGAAGGCGCTGGCCGAGGCCAACCAGCGCGTCAGCGAGCTGGAAAAGACCAACAAGAAGCTCGAAGAGCTGCTGGCGCTCAAGAACAAGCAGGGCGCCGAGCTGCAGAAGCAGGCCGAAGCCGCCAAGGCGGCCGCGGCCAAGCCGGTGGAGAAGGCGGCCGAGGTCAAGCCGACCCCGACGCCGGCGCCCACCCCGGCTCCGACGCCGGTCCCGGTCGAACCGCCCAAGGTCGAGGCCAAGCCGGCCGAGCCCGCGGCAGCCGAGCCGGCCGCCGAGGCCAAGCCGGTCGAGGCGCCGACTCCGGTCCTGGCCCCGCCGCCGGCCGAGACGCCCAAGCCCAAGAAGAAGCCGGTCTTCGTGCCGGAGCCGGAACCCGAACCTTCGCTGCTCGAGAACCCGCTGGTGCTCGGCGGCGGTGCGCTCGCCGTGCTGGCCGCGATCGGCGGCGCCGTCTTCGCGATGCGCCGGCGCAAGCGCGGCAATTTCGAAGACAGCGTGATCACCGGTTCCGACCTCAAGTCCAACACCATGGTCGGCAACACCGGCGGAGCCGTCATCAGCACCGGCGTGACCGAGAACTCCTTCCTGACCGACTTCAGCCGCGCCGGCCTCGGCACCATCGATACCGACGAGGTCGACCCGATCGCCGAAGCCGAGGTCTACATGGCCTACGGCCGCGATGCCCAGGCCGAGGAAATCCTCAAGGATGCGCTGACGCGCGACGGCAGCCGCCAGGAAGTCCGCCTCAAGCTGCTCGAGATCTACAGCGGCCGCAAGAACGTCGCGGCGTTCGAACAGCTCGCCCAGGAGCTCTACGCCGGCACCCAGGGCCAGGGCCCGCTGTGGGCCCAGGCGGCTGAGATGGGCCGCGGCCTCGATCCGCACAACTCGCTCTACCAGCACCAGGCACCGGTCGATACCAACGATCTCGACAAGACCATGGTGCTGTCGGCCGGCACGCTGAGCGCGCTGGCCGAAGGCAAGGCCGAGAACCTGCTCGACACCGCCCAGCCGGTGGTGGACGTGGCGGGCGACCTCGACTTCCAGCTCGGCGACATCGAGGAACCTGCTGCGCCTGCCGCGGAGGCCGACACGCTCGACTTCGACCTCGGCTTCAATGCGGCTGCGCCGGCGCCAGCTCCCGTGCCGCAGGCTGCGGCTCCGCAGCCCGAACCGGTCGAAGCCACGATGGTCGACGTCGCGCCGGCCGAGGATGCTTCGCTCGATTTCAACCTCGGCGACTTCAACCTCGACCTGCCGGCCGCCGCGGCCGAGCCGGCCCCGGCGCCGGTCGCACGGCCCGACATCAACGACGGCATCCTGTCGCTCGACATTCCGCTGGAACTGGGCGGCGATGCCAAGCAGCCGGCCATGCCTTCGTTCGACCTGGCCGAACCGGTGCTCGCCCCGGCCGAGCTCGAATCGCCCGACCTGGCCTCCGATCTCGACTTCAACTTCGACCTGGGCGAGCCGGCCGCTGCCGGTGGCGATGCCTCGATCGACGCCGCCGCGCTGGACCTGGGCGACATGAACATCGATCTCGACGTGGCGCCGGAGCCGGCCAACGGCAGCGACATCATCGATTTCGGCGCCGAACTCGACGATCCGGTGACCACCAAGATCGACCTGGCCCGCGCCTATATCGACATGGGCGACAAGGAAGGCGCACGCGAGATCCTGCAGGAGGCGCTGCACGAAGGGAACTCGGAGCAGAAGTCGACGGCGGAATCGCTGCTCGCCCAGCTCTAA
- the gluQRS gene encoding tRNA glutamyl-Q(34) synthetase GluQRS produces MVITKDAPRISAAYVGRFAPSPTGPLHHGSLLAAVGSYLEARAAGGRWLLRIEDLDPPREMPGAACGILRTLEAYGFEWDGEVVYQSRRLDHYRAALDRLVAAGLAYPCACTRREIADSSLRGIDGPVYPGTCRAGLAAGRAPRAWRLRVGEGETGFLDAVQGWQSQVLARDLGDFVLLRADGYFAYQLAVVVDDALQGVSHVVRGADLLDSTPRQIYLQQALGSPLPGYAHLPVLTNAAGEKLSKQTRAPALEIERAGLELWQALTILGQQPPAGLRGAAPAEVWRWAFAHWRLGVVPRQRAIMDG; encoded by the coding sequence ATGGTTATTACCAAAGATGCGCCCCGCATAAGTGCGGCCTACGTCGGCCGTTTCGCCCCGAGCCCGACCGGGCCGCTGCACCACGGCTCGCTGCTCGCCGCGGTCGGCAGCTACCTGGAGGCGAGGGCGGCCGGCGGCCGCTGGCTGTTGCGCATCGAGGATCTCGACCCGCCGCGCGAAATGCCGGGCGCGGCCTGCGGCATCCTGCGCACGCTGGAAGCCTACGGTTTCGAATGGGATGGCGAGGTGGTCTACCAGAGCCGCCGGCTCGACCACTACCGCGCCGCGCTCGACCGCCTGGTGGCGGCCGGCCTGGCCTATCCTTGCGCCTGCACCCGTCGCGAGATCGCCGATTCGAGCCTGCGCGGCATCGACGGTCCGGTCTATCCCGGCACCTGCCGCGCCGGCCTCGCCGCAGGCCGGGCGCCGCGTGCCTGGCGCCTGAGGGTGGGCGAGGGCGAGACCGGATTCCTCGACGCGGTGCAGGGCTGGCAGTCGCAGGTGCTGGCGCGCGACCTCGGCGACTTCGTGCTGCTGCGCGCCGATGGCTACTTCGCCTATCAGCTGGCCGTGGTGGTCGACGATGCGCTGCAGGGCGTCAGCCACGTCGTGCGCGGCGCCGACCTGCTCGATTCGACGCCGCGACAGATCTATCTGCAGCAGGCGCTCGGCAGTCCGCTGCCCGGCTATGCGCACCTGCCGGTGCTGACCAACGCGGCCGGCGAGAAGCTCAGCAAGCAGACCCGCGCACCGGCGCTCGAAATCGAGCGCGCCGGGCTCGAGTTATGGCAGGCGTTGACGATATTGGGCCAGCAGCCGCCGGCCGGGCTGCGCGGCGCGGCGCCGGCGGAGGTGTGGCGGTGGGCGTTCGCGCATTGGCGGCTCGGTGTCGTACCGCGGCAACGCGCCATCATGGATGGGTAG